TTAAGGTCAAGAAGTTTTACGCAGAATCATGGGCGGCTGACCTCTTTATATACCCCTTAGAACCCAGCACGGCATCCGTCGTGTACTACTAAAGCCTCGTCATCCCTCCGAACCTCCGCTCATGTCTCCATGCAGTCCATAGAATGAGTTCATGGCAACCGTTgacggcatcatcttcgcttACCTTTCATGTTTATTAGCCACGCGGCGTGGATCCCATTCCACGGGTCATGTTGTCAAGATACTAGGAAATTTAGTGCATGTATTCAGCTAAACAAGTGGACGCTAGAAGATTTCTAACCGATCAATCCATACAAACCATTCTTTTGAAATATTATGATCCTGTAGTTAGTACCTCATAATGAAGTATCCAGGCAGTGTCACTCCCCCTTTACATGTCCGTGTAGGTCGCGAGATTATCTGTACccacctccaccatcacCCAAACTGATTCATCAGCACCATCCGAGCTATTCACGTCAGGTGTTTTTGAGAGACTTGTTTGCTGGCCCATGCCGCCGAAAAAGTCGATTGGCGGATCTAGTTTCATACTCAGAGAGCTATCAGCATTGGTAACAGGCAGCTTTGAGTTGCCTACGTCGAGCCCAGTCTTGTTCGCCTCCATATTCTCTTCGGAATTATCCCTAGGGTTGGCACCATTAACCAGGAAGGGGCTATCCTTGGACGCATTCTCCAGCCCATGCAAGTCTGGTTTACTCATTGGTGGAGGATCCGTGATCGCATCGCTCAGTTTCGCCCACGACAATGTATGAAGACCCAGTCTGACGAAGTCTTCTTCAGTTATCTTGCGAGCGCCACAATTCAGGTCAAAATCTACGTCGGTGCCGCAAATTTCATCAGCAGTTTTGGCCTCAGAATCATCGCGAGGCCTCTCAGCCTCGACGGCCAACTCAACGACATCGGTCTTAGCACTGGAAGGAGTGCAAAGCTTTGATACCGGTGTGCCTACATCGCTTAATGAAGGTGTTGAGAAGCAGGAGACTTTGGCAGGTGTTGAGCTAAACGCTCCAGTTTCGGGTTGAGGCTTGTTCTTTGCCGGTGTCTCTTGTGTGTTGGGCTCAGGAACACATTCGCTCAGAAGCGGAAGGCCATGATTCGTGTCCATACCACCATAGTCCTTAGTTTGATCAACCAAATCATGTATTGAGCGACGACCAATTTGATGATCAAAAAGCTGGCTACCTTTACAGCAACCTGGTCCGCAAACTGTCGGCCTTGTGTTGTCTTCTGACAAACCGTCACGATCAGAACTAAAAAGAGGATGAGCCTCAGGTAACTCCAACGTACGAAGACCGTCTACATTCATAGGAAGTGGTCTTGGTTGCGCAACGCCGATTTGAGTCTTGCTGGGTGTTGACGTTGGCCCATTGTCATCCGAGGTCATAGATATTGGAGGCAGACAAGAGGCAGCGTTTGTATTGTCAGGATTGCTCGGAA
The genomic region above belongs to Pochonia chlamydosporia 170 chromosome 2, whole genome shotgun sequence and contains:
- a CDS encoding ATPase, AAA-type, core (similar to Metarhizium robertsii ARSEF 23 XP_007826153.2), which codes for MSYLLRHKNSAEDALKEANDWFGLAPSEKQVTSRERKSKESLETPQHPESGLWMKTGNEEEPTEKQIKRTKKFADLKLIIPVSPPPSPCASTPPLSAVGECVVHTTSGPPDAGAGTEPDIVVQDHCSKTDCNLNAQIWDTDIYSPLDPGARKMTEDDRREVAIQGWGEEKPSSADAALASVSGSDDRSRLLEREPKCGSGVRDPTWRAGKNITVTTSIEQVVTLNTGAAEHTKFETEVKAILPSNPDNTNAASCLPPISMTSDDNGPTSTPSKTQIGVAQPRPLPMNVDGLRTLELPEAHPLFSSDRDGLSEDNTRPTVCGPGCCKGSQLFDHQIGRRSIHDLVDQTKDYGGMDTNHGLPLLSECVPEPNTQETPAKNKPQPETGAFSSTPAKVSCFSTPSLSDVGTPVSKLCTPSSAKTDVVELAVEAERPRDDSEAKTADEICGTDVDFDLNCGARKITEEDFVRLGLHTLSWAKLSDAITDPPPMSKPDLHGLENASKDSPFLVNGANPRDNSEENMEANKTGLDVGNSKLPVTNADSSLSMKLDPPIDFFGGMGQQTSLSKTPDVNSSDGADESVWVMVEVGTDNLATYTDM